In Miscanthus floridulus cultivar M001 chromosome 5, ASM1932011v1, whole genome shotgun sequence, one genomic interval encodes:
- the LOC136449828 gene encoding histidine biosynthesis bifunctional protein hisIE, chloroplastic-like, giving the protein MSRPRHDSRRLGVSIPMAAAPAAAPTHAPVSSSSACRAGIFSSGTSFPNFRSAAASVPGWRRREPYPAVSVVVGSAQSAPGAVAVDTEVDTLLDSVKWDNKGLAVAIAQNVDTGAILMQGFANKEALAKTISTRKATFFSRSRSSLWTKGETSMNFINVHDIFLDCDRDSIIYLGKPDGPTCHTGAETCYYTSVYDALQSSKPNEGRQVMTTLYSLEDTISRRQEEIVTEGGGKPSWTKKLLLDNQLLCSKIREEAGELIQTLLENEDQSRAASEMADLLYHAMVLLRVKDVKMEEVLEVLRKRFSQSGIEEKASRNKS; this is encoded by the exons ATGAGCAGGCCACGTCACGACTCACGGCGACTCGGGGTTTCGATTCCGATGGCGGCGGCCCCGGCGGCCGCACCAACTCACGCACCCGTGTCCTCCTCCTCAGCGTGCCGCGCGGGAATCTTCTCTAGCGGTACATCCTTCCCCAATTTTCGCTCCGCGGCGGCTTCGGTCCCTGGGTGGCGGCGCAGGGAGCCGTACCCGGCAGTCTCCGTGGTGGTGGGCTCCGCGCAGTCCGCGCCAGGAGCTGTAGCCGTCGACAccgag GTTGACACATTACTAGACAGTGTGAAGTGGGACAACAAAGGGTTGGCTGTTGCTATTGCACAAAATGTGGATACTGGAGCCATTCTTATGCAGGGCTTTGCTAATAAAGAAGCCCTTGCAAAAACTATATCAACCAGGAAAGCTACATTCTTTAGCCGCTCACGGTCTTCCTTGTGGACTAAAGGGGAGACATCCATGAACTTCATTAATGTGCATGACATTTTCCTGGACTGTGACCGTGATTCT ATAATATACCTTGGAAAGCCAGATGGACCTACGTGCCATACAGGAGCAGAAACGTGTTATTATACTTCAGTTTATGATGCTCTACAAAGTTCAAAG CCCAATGAAGGCAGGCAGGTTATGACAACCCTATACTCACTTGAAGATACAATTAGTAGACGACAGGAGGAGATAGTCACTGAAGGAGGTGGCAAGCCATCATGGACGAAAAAACTACTGCTTGATAACCAGCTACTTTGCTCGAAAATACG TGAAGAAGCTGGTGAACTAATTCAAACGCTGCTCGAGAACGAGGACCAATCTCGTGCAGCTTCGGAGATGGCTGATCTGCTGTACCATGCTATGGTGCTGCTCAGAGTAAAGGATGTAAAGATGGAAGAAGTCCTTGAGGTCCTGAGGAAGAGATTTTCGCAGTCTGGTATCGAGGAGAAGGCCAGTCGCAATAAATCTTAG